GATTCCGCGCGCGTCGGAGAACTTCCATTTCTTCGCGGAAGTGTGCGTGCAGATGAACGGCCGTACGTATCCCGTCGACGATCAGATGCTGAACTACACGCTGTATCAGCCGGTCGGCGTCTGCGCGCTGATCTCGCCGTGGAACGTGCCGTTCATGACCGCAACCTGGAAGACGGCGCCGTGCCTCGCGCTCGGCAATACCGCGGTGCTGAAGATGTCGGAGCTGTCGCCGCTGACGGCCGACCAGCTCGGCCGGCTCGCGCTCGAGGCCGGCATTCCGCCGGGCGTGCTCAACGTCGTGCAGGGCTACGGCGCGACGGCCGGCGATGCGCTCGTGCGTCATCCCGACGTGCGCGCGGTGTCGTTTACGGGCGGCACCGTCACGGGCAAGCGGATCATCGAACGCGCGGGACTGAAGAAATACTCGATGGAGCTCGGCGGCAAGTCGCCGGTGCTGATTTTCGACGACGCCGATTTCGATCGCGCGCTCGACGCGTCGCTGTTCACGATCTTCTCGATCAACGGCGAACGCTGTACCGCGGGCTCGCGCATCTTCGTGCAGCGCACGATCTACGACCGCTTCGTGCAGGAATTCGCGCGGCGCGCGAACCAGCTCGTGGTCGGCGATCCGTGCGATCCGTCGACGCAGCTCGGTGCGATGATCACGCGCCAGCATTGGGAAAAGGTGACGGGCTATATCCGCCTTGGCGAACAGGAAGGCGCGCGGATCGTCGCGGGCGGGGCCGACCAGCCGGCCGGGCTGCCCGAGCGGCTGCGCAACGGCAACTTCGTGCGGCCGACCGTGTTCGCCGACGTCGACAACCGGATGCGCATCGCGCAGGAGGAAATTTTCGGGCCCGTCGCGTGCCTGATTCCGTTCGACGACGAAGCGCACGGGCTGCAGCTTGCAAACGACACGGCGTACGGGCTCGCGTCGTACGTGTGGACGCAGGACGTCGGCAAGGTGCATCGCCTCGCGCGCGGGATCGAGGCCGGCATGGTGTTCGTGAACAGCCAGAACGTGCGCGATCTGCGCCAGCCGTTCGGCGGCGTCAAAGCGTCCGGCACCGGGCGCGAAGGCGGCGAATACAGCTTCGAGGTGTTCGCGGAAGTGAAGAACGTCTGCATCTCGATGGGCTCGCATCACATTCCGCGCTGGGGCGTCTGACGCGCGCCGTTGCGCCGCGACAAGAACGATACGGAGACTACGATGGGCAAACTGTCCCTCGCCGCGAAAATCACGCATGTGCCGTCGATGTACCTGTCGGAGCTGCCCGGCAAGCATCACGGCTGCCGCGACGCGGCGATCCGCGGCCATCGGCTGATCGGCGAGCGCTGCCGTGCGCTCGGCGTCGACACGATCGTCGTGTCGGACGTGCACTGGCTCGTCAATGCCGGCTATCACGTGAACTGCAAT
The sequence above is a segment of the Burkholderia multivorans ATCC BAA-247 genome. Coding sequences within it:
- the hpaE gene encoding 5-carboxymethyl-2-hydroxymuconate semialdehyde dehydrogenase, with product MTIKHWIDGREVDSRDRFATLNPATGDVIDEVASGGEAEVDAAVRAAKEAFPKWANTPAKERAKLMRRLGELIEKNVPTLAALETQDTGLPIAQTGKQLIPRASENFHFFAEVCVQMNGRTYPVDDQMLNYTLYQPVGVCALISPWNVPFMTATWKTAPCLALGNTAVLKMSELSPLTADQLGRLALEAGIPPGVLNVVQGYGATAGDALVRHPDVRAVSFTGGTVTGKRIIERAGLKKYSMELGGKSPVLIFDDADFDRALDASLFTIFSINGERCTAGSRIFVQRTIYDRFVQEFARRANQLVVGDPCDPSTQLGAMITRQHWEKVTGYIRLGEQEGARIVAGGADQPAGLPERLRNGNFVRPTVFADVDNRMRIAQEEIFGPVACLIPFDDEAHGLQLANDTAYGLASYVWTQDVGKVHRLARGIEAGMVFVNSQNVRDLRQPFGGVKASGTGREGGEYSFEVFAEVKNVCISMGSHHIPRWGV